In a genomic window of Polyodon spathula isolate WHYD16114869_AA chromosome 21, ASM1765450v1, whole genome shotgun sequence:
- the exosc6 gene encoding exosome complex component MTR3, with amino-acid sequence MPVDNKRVRGPEESQSPWLFVQQTRVPQTSESERRADGRRRGQVDARPMFARCGLVSQAKGSAYIEAGNTKLICSVYGPRETERKDELDMRAGRLVCAFRLAPFSCAKRCPWIQGSQEKDLTLSLQESLQPGVCLHRYPRSQIEVNVLVLENDGSALAHAITCASLALADAGIEMYDLVIGCSLRQDGAAYLLDPTCCEETGDESTENQGSLTVALLPTLNQISGLLSTGEMKEETVVGAIRACVEGCQRLYPAAQQCLLKAVRRKVPAPQN; translated from the coding sequence ATGCCGGTGGATAATAAGCGAGTTCGGGGACCAGAGGAATCCCAGTCGCCCTGGCTGTTCGTGCAGCAGACCCGGGTCCCCCAGACAAGCGAGTCAGAAAGACGGGCGGACGGCAGGCGGCGGGGCCAGGTGGATGCGAGGCCGATGTTTGCTCGCTGTGGACTGGTGAGCCAGGCCAAGGGCTCTGCCTATATCGAGGCTGGGAACACGAAGCTGATCTGCTCGGTGTACGGACCGCGCGAGACGGAGAGGAAAGACGAGCTGGATATGAGGGCGGGCAGGCTGGTGTGCGCTTTCCGACTCGCTCCCTTCTCTTGCGCGAAACGGTGCCCATGGATCCAGGGCAGCCAGGAGAAAGACCTAACCCTGAGCCTGCAGGAGAGCCTGCAGCCCGGGGTTTGCCTGCACAGGTACCCGCGGTCGCAGATCGAGGTGAACGTGCTGGTTTTGGAGAATGACGGCTCTGCTCTGGCACACGCAATCACCTGCGCCTCCTTAGCTCTGGCCGATGCCGGGATCGAGATGTACGACTTGGTAATCGGATGCTCGTTAAGACAAGACGGTGCTGCGTATTTGCTCGACCCGACCTGCTGCGAGGAAACCGGGGACGAGTCGACTGAGAACCAAGGGAGCTTGACTGTGGCGCTGCTACCCACCCTAAACCAGATCTCAGGGCTGCTCTCCACCGGGGAGATGAAGGAGGAGACCGTGGTGGGAGCCATCAGAGCCTGTGTCGAGGGCTGCCAGCGACTGTACCCAGCAGCTCAGCAGTGCTTGCTAAAAGCGGTGCGGCGGAAGGTTCCTGCCCCGCAGAACTGA